A region from the Salvia splendens isolate huo1 chromosome 15, SspV2, whole genome shotgun sequence genome encodes:
- the LOC121766942 gene encoding protein FAR1-RELATED SEQUENCE 5-like, with protein MDDSSNPSHTTELSPEAGKIHGTTSTETINDNHGAIFDELQSPVGGSLFDSDSDSSEDEELEPVSYIPECPSQIKPHIGQFFHTLDDATVFYNKYARQVGFDTRKHGSKRVGDLVTWLYVVCSREGEKRVNYKQPETKRRRSSRKCLCKARVAFKFCKGTGYVVKQFEERHNHDMVQLRHKRFMRLNRNIDPVHQKFIADCASANIGPTLTFSLLSEVLGGLDYVGCTLVEVRNYRRDLRSYVDGADAQMVLNDMKRKKEICPSFTYDFEVNSKGRLTRLFWCDPIAKHNYHLYGDIVSFDTTYSTNRYCMIFAPFTGKDNQGRPVTFGAGLLSKENAPSFEWLFEKFVKCMGAAPKLIITDQDLGMKVAVESVLVDTRHRWCMWHIMFKVVEKLPKNQLHNEDLKKELNKCVWSELTDPEEFEETWHKIMGKYGLTNNEWFSTMFANRKFWVPAYFRDFPMSSLIKTTSVSESQNSFFKRYTKYRCNLVEFLMHYNNALDAQRSNSNRFEYHDSNTTPMLKTNSALERHASTIYSDGGFKAIQGEIEEAIDCCTMVKTSIEDDTEIYVINDKCSKDWSVSYSVSGDSYVCGCKLFQRLGLVCSHIFWVLRNRKLKLVPDHLHGGRWLKSNFVKPVHCGFVDDIEKALIIDVATQEWRDMHGDFFEVAQTIKGNVDQIRAFRQIIAEGKKAIFGEGIVLSISDKRQMIENFYGSQAPSEIDVHPPDVVKTKGSGRRPLTRLEQAMKMKAKPGRKCAECGEVGNHDARNCKKIKEKQKIK; from the exons ATGGACGACTCGAGCAATCCTTCTCACACAACTGAATTGTCTCCCGAAGCAGGAAAAATACATGGAACTACTTCTACAGAAACTATTAACGACAATCACGGGGCTATTTTCGATGAGTTACAATCTCCGGTTGGCGGCTCACTTTTTGATTCTGACTCCGATTCATCCGAGGATGAAGAACTAGAGCCAG TGTCATACATCCCTGAATGTCCTTCCCAAATAAAGCCACATATTGGCCAGTTTTTTCATACCTTGGATGATGCTACAGTCTTCTATAATAAATATGCACGGCAGGTAGGGTTTGACACCCGTAAACATGGATCTAAAAGGGTTGGAGATCTGGTCACATGGCTATACGTTGTGTGTAGTAGAGAAGGTGAGAAGCGAGTGAATTATAAACAGCCTGAGACTAAACGTAGACGTTCATCTAGAAAGTGTCTTTGTAAGGCTAGAGTTGCTTTTAAGTTTTGCAAGGGTACTGGTTATGTTGTTAAACAGTTTGAAGAGCGACATAATCACGATATGGTTCAATTACGTCACAAGCGATTTATGAGGCTCAATCGCAATATCGACCCAGTGCATCAGAAATTCATAGCAGATTGCGCAAGTGCAAATATCGGTCCCACATTGACTTTTAGTCTGCTTAGCGAGGTCTTAGGTGGTTTGGATTACGTCGGATGCACCCTTGTCGAGGTTCGCAACTATAGGCGTGATCTTAGATCATATGTGGATGGTGCTGATGCACAAATGGTATTGAATGATATGAAGCGGAAGAAGGAGATATGTCCGTCGTTCACCTACGACTTTGAGGTAAACTCTAAGGGTAGGCTTACACGTCTTTTCTGGTGTGATCCTATTGCCAAGCACAATTACCATTTGTACGGTGACATTGTCTCTTTCGACACAACCTACTCAACAAATAG GTATTGTATGATTTTTGCACCATTCACGGGCAAAGACAATCAGGGCAGACCCGTTACATTTGGTGCAGGATTGTTATCGAAAGAGAATGCTCCTTCTTTCGAATGGTTGTTCGAAAAGTTTGTTAAATGCATGGGCGCTGCTCCCAAATTGATCATTACTGATCAGGATTTGGGAATGAAGGTGGCTGTTGAAAGTGTTCTAGTTGATACAAGACATCGATGGTGCATGTGGCACATCATGTTTAAGGTCGTTGAAAAATTGCCCAAGAATCAGCTCCACAATGAGGATTTAAAGAAGGAGTTAAATAAATGTGTGTGGTCGGAGTTGACAGATCCAGAAGAATTCGAAGAAACTTGGCACAAAATTATGGGAAAATACGGCCTTACAAACAACGAGTGGTTTTCGACAATGTTTGCCAATCGAAAATTCTGG GTTCCAGCCTACTTCAGGGATTTTCCAATGAGTTCATTGATTAAGACCACATCTGTATCCGAGTCTCAGAACAGTTTCTTCAAGAGGTACACTAAGTATCGATGTAATCTAGTCGAGTTTCTTATGCATTACAACAATGCGTTGGATGCCCAAAGGAGCAATAGCAACAGATTTGAATATCATGACTCCAACACTACCCCAATGTTGAAAACAAATTCTGCACTTGAGAGGCATGCGTCAACAATCTACAGTGACGGTGGGTTTAAGGCAATTCAGGGAGAGATTGAGGAAGCAATTGATTGTTGCACCATGGTAAAGACTTCAATCGAGGATGACACTGAAATATATGTGATCAATGACAAGTGCTCTAAGGACTGGTCCGTGTCTTATTCCGTCTCTGGAGATTCATACGTATGTGGGTGTAAACTATTTCAAAGACTTGGACTCGTATGCAGCCATATTTTTTGGGTCTTACGGAACAGAAAATTGAAGCTGGTTCCTGATCACTTACATGGGGGACGTTGGTTGAAGTCTAATTTTGTCAAGCCTGTTCATTGTGGTTTTGTTGACGATATTGAAAAGGCTCTCATTATCGATGTGGCAACACAAGAATGGAGGGATATGCATGGTGATTTTTTTGAGGTCGCACAGACTATTAAGGGAAACGTTGACCAAATTCGTGCATTCAGGCAAATTATTGCTGAAGGGAAGAAAGCGATATTCGGTGAAGGGATTGTATTGTCTATTAGTGATAAGAGGCAGATGATTGAGAATTTCTATGGGTCTCAAGCCCCTAGCGAAATAGATGTCCATCCTCCCGACGTTGTCAAAACCAAGGGTTCAGGAAGACGGCCTCTTACACGCCTTGAGCAAGCTATGAAGATGAAGGCCAAGCCTGGTCGTAAATGTGCCGAATGCGGCGAGGTTGGTAATCATGATGCAagaaattgcaaaaagattaaGGAGAAGCAGAAGATAAAGTAA